Proteins co-encoded in one Planctomycetia bacterium genomic window:
- a CDS encoding hemolysin family protein, with amino-acid sequence MPPYVWEILLILLLILANGFFAGAEIAIIAARKNRLEQLADDGDRKARRALELARDPDRFLPTVQVGITLVSTLAAAFGGARLVDYLADALAKSPWPFVQAHQHGIAFSLVVVAITYFSLILGELVPKQVALRNAETLARFVAPVMSLLASAGRPAVWVLEKSTSFVLALFRVPLAKTATVSVDDIEHMIESGTAEGVVEPLEQKVAMGALRLGERTVRDIMRPRTDLDAIDVSTPTDEIIGTIAMAGFSRLPIYERDLDHILGYVHIKDLVRYLHLGWEIDLRKMLHPPLFVPETLHLDRLLEMFQAQRTQLAIVLDEHGGTDGMLTMEDVLEELVGEIQDEHRDDRAQDFVRRDDGSFLVDGGLSVADLVVKLGVKPDDVSVSRRFTTVAGLMLFLLGSIPRIGDMAEWNGMKLEVVDMDGRRIDRILITPLPKEEDTEE; translated from the coding sequence GTGCCCCCATACGTTTGGGAAATCCTCCTGATCTTGCTGCTGATTCTGGCCAACGGCTTCTTTGCCGGGGCGGAAATCGCCATTATTGCGGCACGCAAGAACCGCCTGGAACAATTGGCCGACGACGGCGACCGCAAGGCGCGGCGAGCGCTGGAGTTGGCGCGCGACCCGGACCGCTTCCTGCCCACGGTGCAAGTCGGCATCACGCTGGTGAGTACGCTGGCCGCGGCCTTCGGCGGCGCCCGACTGGTCGACTACCTGGCGGACGCGTTGGCAAAATCGCCTTGGCCGTTCGTCCAGGCGCATCAGCATGGAATTGCGTTCTCGCTGGTCGTCGTGGCGATCACCTATTTCTCGCTGATTCTGGGCGAGCTGGTTCCGAAGCAAGTCGCCTTGCGGAATGCTGAGACCCTGGCGCGATTCGTCGCGCCGGTGATGTCGCTATTGGCCAGCGCCGGACGCCCGGCGGTCTGGGTGTTGGAAAAATCGACGTCGTTCGTGCTAGCGCTGTTTCGCGTGCCGCTCGCCAAAACCGCCACTGTTTCGGTCGACGACATCGAACACATGATCGAATCGGGCACGGCCGAGGGAGTGGTCGAACCCTTGGAGCAAAAGGTGGCGATGGGCGCGCTGCGGCTTGGTGAGCGCACCGTGCGCGACATCATGCGTCCGCGGACCGATCTCGATGCGATCGACGTGAGCACGCCGACGGACGAGATCATCGGCACGATCGCGATGGCTGGCTTTTCCCGGCTGCCGATTTACGAACGTGACCTCGATCACATTCTGGGCTACGTGCATATCAAGGACCTGGTCCGCTACCTGCACCTGGGTTGGGAGATCGACCTGCGCAAAATGTTGCATCCGCCGCTGTTCGTGCCGGAGACATTGCATCTCGACCGGCTGCTGGAGATGTTTCAGGCGCAGCGGACGCAATTGGCGATCGTGCTCGACGAACACGGCGGCACCGACGGCATGCTGACGATGGAAGACGTGCTGGAAGAGTTGGTCGGTGAAATTCAGGACGAACATCGCGACGACCGCGCCCAGGATTTTGTGCGTCGCGACGACGGCAGCTTTCTGGTCGACGGCGGCTTAAGCGTGGCCGACCTCGTGGTCAAGCTCGGCGTGAAACCGGACGACGTCAGCGTCTCAAGGCGCTTCACCACAGTGGCCGGCTTGATGTTGTTCCTGCTCGGCAGCATTCCCCGCATCGGCGACATGGCTGAATGGAACGGCATGAAGCTGGAAGTAGTCGACATGGACGGGCGCAGGATCGACCGAATCCTGATTACGCCGCTGCCGAAGGAAGAGGATACGGAGGAGTAG
- a CDS encoding GNAT family N-acetyltransferase, with translation MNDQPDAAHSPGKVVITYLEMHARPTQLKLEPPSDDLAIVQAKPPTISFYRYLYDTVGGGWQWRERRVMSEETLGAIVQHPLVETHVLYADGTPAGYAELDRRKATEIELAYFGLMPEFIGRGLGRYLLHWTIDRAWSYGPQRFWVHTCTLDHPKALPNYESAGFRRYKEEEK, from the coding sequence ATGAACGACCAGCCTGACGCCGCCCACTCGCCGGGCAAGGTGGTGATCACGTATTTGGAGATGCACGCGCGGCCGACGCAACTGAAACTTGAGCCGCCATCAGATGACTTGGCAATCGTGCAGGCGAAACCGCCGACGATTTCGTTTTACCGTTATCTTTACGACACGGTCGGCGGCGGCTGGCAATGGCGCGAGCGCCGCGTGATGTCGGAAGAAACACTCGGCGCCATCGTGCAACATCCCCTTGTGGAAACACACGTCCTCTACGCCGATGGCACGCCGGCGGGCTACGCGGAGTTGGACCGGCGGAAAGCGACCGAGATCGAACTCGCCTACTTCGGCCTGATGCCAGAATTCATCGGCCGCGGCCTGGGCCGCTATCTGCTCCACTGGACCATCGACCGCGCCTGGTCCTACGGTCCCCAACGCTTTTGGGTCCACACCTGCACGTTGGATCATCCCAAGGCACTGCCGAACTATGAAAGCGCCGGTTTCCGGCGGTACAAGGAGGAGGAGAAGTGA